The following nucleotide sequence is from Zea mays cultivar B73 chromosome 1, Zm-B73-REFERENCE-NAM-5.0, whole genome shotgun sequence.
TATCGTTGCCAAAATAAGTTTTCAAATGGACAATCTTGCACCGTAAGCCAGTACTCTTCTTCGAGAAGCCATAGCCTTGCTTCCCTTGCACGACAAGCGCTTGTCTTCTATCCGAAGCGTACTTCCTCTATAAATACCAAGTGACCCTTCCAAACTTCATTCAACCTTGGCTTTACAAACTCGACTACCATGAATCCCTACTTAGAAAACAATTTTCTTGTGCGCTTGATGGAAGAaatggaagaggaagaagaagagttgcAGTTGGCGAGGCACATGGTCAATAGGAGGCGACGTGCACTCAATGAGCGTCGTCATGGTGGTTCGATTCCCGGGCGTGTTAGGATTCATCGTGATCACATGAGCGGCGATGCAAGAATCCGAGCGGACTACTTTGGAGCCAACCCGGTGTACACGGATGCTCAATTTCGTAGGAGGTATTTACAATTAACACATTCTTTTTACCATGTACAAAACTCTACGACCCCTATTATGACACATGAATTCTATGGTAGGTTCCGCATGCGTCGCCATGTCTTTGAGCGCCTTGTTCATGCTGTGCAACAAGTGGATCCTTATTTTATTCAACGTCCAAATTGTGCGGGTGAGATGGGTCTTTCTGCTctacagaaagttgttgctgctGTTCGAATCCTTGCTTACGGTATTCCAGCTGATGCCGTTGACGAATACGTGCGTATTGGCGAATCTACTGCTCATGAGGCATTGAAACACTTTTGCACGGCCGTCCAAACCGCGTTTGCTCCGTATTATCTCCGTGCACCAAATGCAGAAGATATCGCACGCCTTCTCCAGGTTGGCGAGTCACGTGGGTTTCCTGGTATGCttggtagtgttgattgcatgcattgggagtggcgtaACTGCCCAAGTTCATGGAAGGGGATGTTTACAGGGCGTGGTAAACATCCTACCATGATCTTGGAAGCTGTTGCGTCGTATGACCTGTGGATATGGCATGCATATTTTGGTCTGCCAGGTAGTTGCAACGACATAAATGTTCTTCACCGTTCAAACCTTTTCGAAAGGCATCTTAGCGGTGACACACCACCTGTTTCATTCACTGTGAATGGGCACACGTACAATATGGGATATTACCTAGCAGACGGGATTTACCCTGACTGGCCCGCTTTTGTGAAGACAATACGTAACCCCTACGACGTTAGAACCCAACACTTTGCAACAATTCAAGAGTCTGCTCGAAAAGATATAGAACGAGCTTTCGGTGTACTGCAGAAGAGATGGGGTGTGGTCCGTGGCCCTGCATACGGTTGGAGTCCTGAACACATTGGGGACATCATGAAAACTTGCATAATATTGCACAACATGATAGTAGAAGACGAAGGTCCATTGTCTTTGAACACAACCTTTGAAAACATCGGAGTGCTGGCAGACACAACTCAAGGTTCAATGGAAGAGCGCAACGACTTCGTCAATCAAAGGTACAACCAACTGAAAGACCGCAACAAATATACTCAGCTTCAGGTTGATCTCATACACCATCACTGGGCGCGGCATGGATCCGGAGTTGCATAGGACGCAATGAAACAAGTTCTGTCATGGCTGTTCTTAAATCTACTGTCCAACTGTCTTAGTGTACTTGTCAATGTTCTACTTTCTGTTTCAGTGTCATGTCTGTTCTACTTCATGTGTCAAGTGTGTCTAATGTGTGTCTGAGTGTCCTAGTGTAGTAGTGTCATGTCTGTTCTACTTCATGCTGGTGTTTCAATTCAATAAGAACGAGTACTACTGTCATGCAACCACTTGTGTGTACAAATGCTAAACAAAAACTGCAACAAGCTCACACTTCATGAAACCAAATAGTTCAACACATATAGTAAAACATTGAGGTACCAAACATGAGAAATAGTT
It contains:
- the LOC103644074 gene encoding protein ALP1-like, coding for MNPYLENNFLVRLMEEMEEEEEELQLARHMVNRRRRALNERRHGGSIPGRVRIHRDHMSGDARIRADYFGANPVYTDAQFRRRFRMRRHVFERLVHAVQQVDPYFIQRPNCAGEMGLSALQKVVAAVRILAYGIPADAVDEYVRIGESTAHEALKHFCTAVQTAFAPYYLRAPNAEDIARLLQVGESRGFPGMLGSVDCMHWEWRNCPSSWKGMFTGRGKHPTMILEAVASYDLWIWHAYFGLPGSCNDINVLHRSNLFERHLSGDTPPVSFTVNGHTYNMGYYLADGIYPDWPAFVKTIRNPYDVRTQHFATIQESARKDIERAFGVLQKRWGVVRGPAYGWSPEHIGDIMKTCIILHNMIVEDEGPLSLNTTFENIGVLADTTQGSMEERNDFVNQRYNQLKDRNKYTQLQVDLIHHHWARHGSGVA